One window of the Puntigrus tetrazona isolate hp1 chromosome 13, ASM1883169v1, whole genome shotgun sequence genome contains the following:
- the vstm4a gene encoding V-set and transmembrane domain-containing protein 4a isoform X2 gives MKLSAVAIVLLTRAFIGGPVSMCMEGDNITLSCLVSQRKRSSSVLVLRWLYFPTPEDEHLVVRMGMKKSKYYGNYSKHFSQSKFHLWEEMDGQIYRLLILNVSLEDGGNYTCKVQEIRKHRNKWRASSNGTGSMELRVHHIPSTGKADVIWRMFEDLYLCAVLICSIGLVCMLVFAMTITFQHLQHKRRLRASYYLVKCPENSSGETVTSVSSSSPAMHRKERRHKPQLRDITEPLPPPQIPAKAPVPRKPRRTKLLKAQPTKIPRVVDDSLTYAELELVKPKPELKTDLTGCAQLEPNTQCTGTVYAQILFVEKQV, from the exons ATGAAGCTCTCCGCTGTTGCGATAGTTCTCCTGACTAGAGCTTTTATTGGAG GGCCAGTCAGCATGTGCATGGAGGGAGACAACATCACTTTATCCTGCTTAGTGTCTCAGAGAAAGAGAAGCAGCAGTGTCCTGGTGCTACGCTGGCTCTACTTCCCCACCCCTGAAGACGAGCACCTCGTGGTCAGGATGGGCATGAAGAAGAGCAAATATTATGGCAACTACAGCAAACATTTTTCCCAGAGCAAGTTCCACTTGTGGGAAGAAATGGACGGTCAGATTTACCGTTTGCTGATCCTGAATGTGTCCCTGGAGGACGGAGGCAACTATACCTGTAAAGTGCAGGAAATACGGAAGCACAGAAACAAGTGGAGGGCCTCGTCAAACGGAACAGGGAGCATGGAATTAAGAG TACATCATATACCAAGCACAGGAAAAGCTGATGTTATATGGCGCATGTTTGAAG ATTTGTATCTGTGTGCTGTGCTCATCTGCTCTATCGGTCTGGTCTGTATGCTTGTCTTTGCCATGACTATCACATTTCAGCACCTGCAGCATAAACGAAGACTACGAG CCAGTTACTACCTTGTGAAGTGTCCTGAAAACAG CTCAGGAGAGACAGTTACCAGTGTGTCTAGCTCCTCTCCTGCAATGCACAGAAAAGAGAGACGGCACAAACCGCAGCTCAGAGACATCACTGAGCCACTACCACCACCACAAATACCTGCTAAAG caccTGTACCAAGAAAGCCACGTAGGACCAAACTCTTAAAGGCACAACCTACAAAAATA CCAAGGGTGGTAGACGACAGTCTGACATACGCAGAGCTGGAGCTGGTGAAACCGAAGCCTGAGCTGAAAACAGACTTGACTGGATGTGCACAACTTGAGCCTAATACACAATGCACGGGGACTGTATATGCCCAAATACTGTTTGTGGAGAAGcaagtgtaa
- the vstm4a gene encoding V-set and transmembrane domain-containing protein 4a isoform X1, with protein sequence MKLSAVAIVLLTRAFIGELSVALNVTVTPGPVSMCMEGDNITLSCLVSQRKRSSSVLVLRWLYFPTPEDEHLVVRMGMKKSKYYGNYSKHFSQSKFHLWEEMDGQIYRLLILNVSLEDGGNYTCKVQEIRKHRNKWRASSNGTGSMELRVHHIPSTGKADVIWRMFEDLYLCAVLICSIGLVCMLVFAMTITFQHLQHKRRLRASYYLVKCPENSSGETVTSVSSSSPAMHRKERRHKPQLRDITEPLPPPQIPAKAPVPRKPRRTKLLKAQPTKIPRVVDDSLTYAELELVKPKPELKTDLTGCAQLEPNTQCTGTVYAQILFVEKQV encoded by the exons ATGAAGCTCTCCGCTGTTGCGATAGTTCTCCTGACTAGAGCTTTTATTGGAG AGCTGAGTGTAGCTCTAAATGTGACTGTCACCCCAGGGCCAGTCAGCATGTGCATGGAGGGAGACAACATCACTTTATCCTGCTTAGTGTCTCAGAGAAAGAGAAGCAGCAGTGTCCTGGTGCTACGCTGGCTCTACTTCCCCACCCCTGAAGACGAGCACCTCGTGGTCAGGATGGGCATGAAGAAGAGCAAATATTATGGCAACTACAGCAAACATTTTTCCCAGAGCAAGTTCCACTTGTGGGAAGAAATGGACGGTCAGATTTACCGTTTGCTGATCCTGAATGTGTCCCTGGAGGACGGAGGCAACTATACCTGTAAAGTGCAGGAAATACGGAAGCACAGAAACAAGTGGAGGGCCTCGTCAAACGGAACAGGGAGCATGGAATTAAGAG TACATCATATACCAAGCACAGGAAAAGCTGATGTTATATGGCGCATGTTTGAAG ATTTGTATCTGTGTGCTGTGCTCATCTGCTCTATCGGTCTGGTCTGTATGCTTGTCTTTGCCATGACTATCACATTTCAGCACCTGCAGCATAAACGAAGACTACGAG CCAGTTACTACCTTGTGAAGTGTCCTGAAAACAG CTCAGGAGAGACAGTTACCAGTGTGTCTAGCTCCTCTCCTGCAATGCACAGAAAAGAGAGACGGCACAAACCGCAGCTCAGAGACATCACTGAGCCACTACCACCACCACAAATACCTGCTAAAG caccTGTACCAAGAAAGCCACGTAGGACCAAACTCTTAAAGGCACAACCTACAAAAATA CCAAGGGTGGTAGACGACAGTCTGACATACGCAGAGCTGGAGCTGGTGAAACCGAAGCCTGAGCTGAAAACAGACTTGACTGGATGTGCACAACTTGAGCCTAATACACAATGCACGGGGACTGTATATGCCCAAATACTGTTTGTGGAGAAGcaagtgtaa